Sequence from the Luteibacter aegosomaticola genome:
AGTTTGCGTGTAAGCGTATTACGGCCGACGCCCAACGCGATGGCCGCCTGCTGGCGGTGGCCATCATTGGCGACCAGCGCCGCCTGAAGCAAGGTCTTATCCATGGCCTCGCGAGCGCGCGCGTGGATATCCGCCTCGCCCTGCGCGAGCGCGTCCTGTGCCCAGGCACGGAGCGCCTCGGTCCATTCACCCGTGCGCGAGCCACGCGCCGGAATAGCGCCAAGATCGGCGGCCTGGATCTCCACGCCAGGCGAGATCACCGCCAGGCGACGGCAAAGGTTTTCCAGCTCGCGGACGTTGCCGGGGTAATCGCGCTGTTCGATCAGCTTCATGGCGCCACGCGAGAAGCGCTTCGCCGGGAGGTTCAGTTCCGCCGCGGCTTGTGCCAGGAAGTGCCGCGCCAACAACGGCACATCGCCACGCCGCTCGCGCAACGACGGCAGCGGGATGCGGACGACGTCGAGGCGGTGCTTCAGATCGGGACGGAACAGGCCCTGTGCCGCGCGGGCTTCGAGATCCTGATGGGTTGCCGCGATAATACGCACGTTGCCGTGCATCAGCTCACGTCCGCCTACGCGGTAGAACTCACCACCAGCGAGCACGCGCAGCAGGCGCGTTTGCAGGCCGAGCGGCATGTCGCCGATTTCATCGAGGAACAGCGTACCGCCGTCGGCCTGTTCAAATCGGCCTGCCACGCGTCGCGTCGCACCGGTGAAGGCACCCGCCTCGTGGCCGAAGAGTTCGCTTTCCAGCAGCTCGGCAGGAATCGCCGCTGTGTTGAGCGCCACGTACGGCTTGCCCGCGCGCGAGCTTTCTTCGTGCAGCGCACGGGCCACCAGCTCCTTGCCCGTACCGGTCTCGCCGGTAATCAGCACGTTGAGGTCGCTCGCCGCCACACGGCCGATCAGGCGAAACACCTCGCGCATCGCCGCGCTCTCACCGATCAGCGCATGCGCGTCGCCACGCTGCAGCGGGATGCTGACCTCCTCATTTGCCGCCGCTAGCGCACGTTCTACCGTTTCCACGGCGAGATCGAGATCGAACGGCTTGGCAAGGTAATCCGCCGCGCCCGCGCGATACGCCGCCGCTGTCGTGGCCACATCGGTAAACGCGCTCATGACGATCACCGGGCCGATGTTCCGCCGGGTAAGGTCTTCCAGCAGTCGCAGACCGTTCTCGCCGGGCATGCGCACATCGGTCACGAGCAACGCCGGGCGGCTTTCTTCCAGCGCGGCACGCACCGCATCACCCGCGCTGAACTCACGCACGGCATGGCCGGCATCGCGCAGCGCTTCGGCCAATACAAAGCGCACGCCGCGGTCATCGTCGGCGATCCAGATCTCACTCATGCGGGCGCTCCATGGGGAGGTAGAGGGAGAACACCGTGTCGCCCGGGCGGCTCACGTAACGCAGGTCGCCGCCGTGCTCCAGGGCGATCTCGCGAGACAGCGCCAGGCCAAGGCCGGTGCCATCGGGGCGGCCGCTTACCAGCGGGTGGAACAACACATCACGCATCTCATCGGCCACGCCGGGGCCGTCGTCCATCACATCGACACGCAACGCCGCGCGCATCGTCCGGTCGCCCAGACGGGCACCGTGCTCAATGCGGGTACGCAAGGTGATCGTGCGGGCGCCGGCTTCACTGGCGTTGCGGGTGAGGTTGAGCAGCACCTGGAGCAGGCGATCGTTATCACCCGTGGTATCCGGCAGGCTCGGATCGAAGTCGTGGCGCACACGCGGCGCC
This genomic interval carries:
- the ntrC gene encoding nitrogen regulation protein NR(I), producing the protein MSEIWIADDDRGVRFVLAEALRDAGHAVREFSAGDAVRAALEESRPALLVTDVRMPGENGLRLLEDLTRRNIGPVIVMSAFTDVATTAAAYRAGAADYLAKPFDLDLAVETVERALAAANEEVSIPLQRGDAHALIGESAAMREVFRLIGRVAASDLNVLITGETGTGKELVARALHEESSRAGKPYVALNTAAIPAELLESELFGHEAGAFTGATRRVAGRFEQADGGTLFLDEIGDMPLGLQTRLLRVLAGGEFYRVGGRELMHGNVRIIAATHQDLEARAAQGLFRPDLKHRLDVVRIPLPSLRERRGDVPLLARHFLAQAAAELNLPAKRFSRGAMKLIEQRDYPGNVRELENLCRRLAVISPGVEIQAADLGAIPARGSRTGEWTEALRAWAQDALAQGEADIHARAREAMDKTLLQAALVANDGHRQQAAIALGVGRNTLTRKLGASRKRRPSSDSKHDA